A genomic stretch from Terriglobia bacterium includes:
- a CDS encoding Crp/Fnr family transcriptional regulator translates to MLSPYGLDIIESCFTCKMRADRIFCDLPTAALQSFEAIKYASAYPKGAVLFVEGQAPRGIFVLCKGRVKLSICSTDGKTLILKIAEPGEVLGLSATVSGKPYELTAETIDPCQVNFVKREDFLRFLREHSEACFRVAEQLSDKYNTACHEIRSLGLSHSAAEKLAKLLLEWSSRNGEANKQEPRVKMALTHEEIAQMIGTSRETVTRLFAELKKRQIVHAKGSTLLIRNKAALKALASV, encoded by the coding sequence GTGTTATCACCTTATGGACTCGATATCATAGAAAGCTGCTTCACCTGTAAAATGCGGGCCGACCGGATATTCTGCGATCTGCCCACCGCCGCCCTGCAATCATTCGAAGCCATTAAATACGCCAGTGCTTATCCCAAGGGCGCAGTCCTGTTTGTCGAAGGCCAGGCTCCCCGGGGAATCTTCGTTCTTTGCAAAGGCCGGGTGAAACTCTCCATCTGTTCCACCGACGGAAAAACGCTGATCCTGAAAATCGCCGAACCCGGCGAAGTGCTCGGGCTCAGCGCCACCGTTTCCGGCAAACCGTACGAACTCACGGCGGAGACGATCGATCCCTGCCAGGTGAACTTCGTCAAGCGCGAGGATTTTCTGCGCTTCCTGCGCGAGCACAGCGAAGCCTGCTTCCGCGTCGCCGAGCAATTGAGCGACAAGTACAACACCGCTTGCCACGAGATCCGCTCGCTGGGGCTTTCCCACTCGGCGGCGGAAAAGCTGGCCAAGCTGCTGCTGGAATGGAGCTCGCGAAACGGGGAAGCGAACAAGCAGGAGCCGCGCGTGAAGATGGCGCTCACGCACGAAGAGATCGCGCAGATGATCGGGACCTCGCGCGAGACGGTCACCCGTCTGTTCGCCGAATTGAAGAAGCGGCAGATCGTGCACGCCAAGGGCTCGACGTTGCTGATCCGCAACAAGGCGGCCTTGAAAGCCCTGGCCAGCGTCTAG
- a CDS encoding MtrB/PioB family outer membrane beta-barrel protein: MKLFKLFALCTLLALLLVPAAVMAQEQAPERGVVEFGFRGVTGTVYGRTNPGDVPFSNNFRPDLLNSGLNTYYDYRNAFYIPKFNYQSDTFLGSTSYLKIQSASNGLAFEGGTLGRDQTVLVTLGQYGHYKAQFRFDETPHIFSGTTRTLFSGGGGAWNVNPALQSTLFGALCGSVSASHGCTVTPSVSAISNALSSAAAGATYFTQQESRKAGTGLFSWNINPDLNISAVFSREHQLGTRPIGFVMGNGSTGYAAEAPESIDYYTNNAKVTAEFGQKHWDALFGYQGSFFKNDTPNMVVMNPFSNTFTQVTSTMSSTVGPATGRMDLYPDNNYQQFVSQGAAELGKHIHLMANITPGWMSQTASFQPLTTNTYLTSTPPAGYPSFLPTQNLNGKVGTLAMNYTAVVKAAKNLVFTAKYQHYGYDNNTPDLLVRPTVADTSFLISSSFHGSTANCYDPVAGPGSVNVVNAAYTYYCPGEQSSFTSKLLDLGGTWFFTKKNSVKFGYQRGWMDRTNREVAETIEGSFYGALDMHLQKHLLLRVSARHQNRLPQGGAEAYEADPSNLYARMPDQSTRVRNRGDVSLQWDATQKLSLSAFWGTLQDNYNQRNSVNSLVPLGDATYSQVIVAGTKPTPIYGPYYAYGLLNNIGRNYGFDVNYALTPKVVLFAEYGREKNTGAILQGRGLNTPATCTPTGTGFVYPSSCDPINDLLTANKDVVNSYYGGADITVSKKFDLSLYYSLSLAQSFVNSDGVNCQIGNGWTTGTSYCDTHFTNWSLDTAANPAVNFGYPQNVNRVHEVGAVARFKLTQNLVPKFQYIFRQFGNSDWQTGVINPYSFNIANDPTAATALQKQLFLGADQPSYRAHIFSATLEYHF; encoded by the coding sequence ATGAAACTTTTCAAGCTGTTTGCGCTTTGTACACTGCTCGCGCTCCTGCTTGTTCCGGCTGCGGTTATGGCACAGGAACAGGCTCCCGAGCGCGGCGTCGTGGAGTTCGGCTTCCGCGGGGTCACGGGAACGGTTTACGGTCGCACCAATCCGGGTGACGTTCCGTTCAGCAACAATTTCCGTCCCGATCTGTTGAACTCCGGCCTCAACACTTATTACGATTATCGAAACGCCTTCTACATTCCTAAATTCAACTACCAAAGCGATACCTTTCTTGGCTCCACGAGCTATCTCAAAATTCAGTCGGCCAGCAACGGCCTCGCCTTTGAGGGAGGAACTCTGGGTCGAGATCAGACCGTCCTGGTTACACTCGGTCAATACGGCCACTACAAGGCCCAATTCCGCTTTGACGAGACGCCGCACATCTTCAGCGGTACCACGCGTACGCTGTTCAGTGGCGGCGGGGGCGCATGGAACGTGAATCCTGCGCTGCAGAGCACGCTGTTCGGCGCCCTCTGCGGCAGTGTTAGTGCGTCCCATGGATGTACGGTCACCCCCTCTGTCAGCGCCATTTCCAACGCGTTGAGCAGCGCGGCAGCCGGTGCCACATACTTTACGCAACAGGAGAGCCGGAAAGCGGGTACTGGTCTGTTCAGCTGGAACATCAACCCCGACCTGAACATCTCTGCCGTGTTCTCGCGGGAGCACCAGCTCGGCACCCGGCCCATCGGCTTCGTCATGGGCAACGGCTCGACTGGCTACGCCGCGGAAGCGCCGGAGTCGATCGACTACTACACCAACAATGCCAAAGTCACCGCCGAGTTTGGTCAGAAGCACTGGGACGCACTGTTTGGGTACCAGGGGTCGTTCTTTAAGAACGACACTCCCAACATGGTGGTGATGAACCCGTTTTCGAACACTTTCACCCAAGTTACTTCGACCATGAGCAGCACGGTGGGTCCGGCCACGGGGCGAATGGATCTGTACCCGGACAATAACTACCAGCAATTTGTGAGTCAGGGTGCAGCCGAGCTTGGCAAACACATCCACTTGATGGCTAACATCACTCCTGGGTGGATGTCCCAGACGGCCAGTTTCCAGCCTCTAACGACGAATACTTATCTCACCTCAACCCCACCGGCCGGTTATCCGAGCTTCCTGCCGACGCAGAATCTCAACGGCAAAGTGGGCACGCTGGCCATGAACTACACCGCCGTAGTCAAGGCCGCGAAGAACCTGGTATTCACAGCGAAATACCAACATTATGGCTACGACAACAACACTCCGGATTTGCTGGTTAGGCCCACGGTGGCCGACACCTCGTTCTTAATCAGCAGCTCCTTCCACGGTTCGACGGCAAACTGCTATGACCCGGTGGCGGGGCCCGGCAGCGTGAATGTTGTTAACGCTGCTTATACCTACTACTGTCCCGGCGAACAAAGCTCGTTCACCAGTAAGCTGTTGGATTTGGGCGGCACCTGGTTCTTCACCAAGAAGAACTCGGTGAAGTTCGGCTATCAGCGGGGGTGGATGGATCGCACGAACCGCGAAGTTGCCGAGACCATCGAGGGTTCGTTCTACGGAGCGCTGGACATGCACCTGCAGAAGCATCTGTTGCTGCGGGTTTCGGCGCGTCACCAGAACCGCTTGCCGCAAGGCGGCGCCGAGGCCTACGAGGCCGATCCCAGCAACCTGTATGCGCGCATGCCCGACCAATCCACGCGCGTTCGTAACCGTGGCGATGTGTCGCTGCAGTGGGATGCCACTCAGAAGCTGAGCCTCTCGGCCTTCTGGGGAACGCTGCAGGACAACTACAACCAGCGCAACTCGGTCAACAGTTTGGTGCCGCTCGGGGATGCCACCTATAGCCAGGTGATAGTGGCCGGCACGAAGCCGACACCGATCTATGGACCGTATTACGCCTATGGGTTGCTGAACAACATCGGGCGGAACTACGGCTTCGATGTCAACTACGCGCTGACGCCCAAGGTGGTCTTGTTCGCGGAGTACGGGCGTGAGAAGAACACCGGCGCCATACTCCAGGGGAGGGGACTCAACACCCCCGCAACCTGTACACCCACGGGCACCGGCTTCGTCTATCCCAGCTCGTGCGACCCGATCAACGACCTCCTGACCGCCAACAAGGATGTGGTTAACAGCTACTATGGTGGAGCGGATATCACTGTTTCCAAGAAGTTCGACCTCAGCCTGTATTACAGCCTGTCGCTGGCGCAGAGCTTCGTAAACAGCGATGGTGTGAACTGCCAGATCGGCAACGGCTGGACGACAGGGACGTCCTATTGCGACACGCATTTCACGAACTGGAGCCTGGACACGGCTGCCAATCCTGCCGTGAACTTCGGTTATCCGCAGAATGTCAACCGAGTTCACGAGGTTGGTGCCGTTGCCAGGTTCAAGTTGACGCAGAACCTGGTGCCGAAGTTCCAGTACATCTTCCGGCAGTTCGGCAACAGCGATTGGCAGACCGGTGTCATAAATCCCTATAGCTTCAACATTGCCAATGACCCGACCGCCGCGACGGCCCTGCAGAAGCAGCTGTTCCTGGGGGCGGATCAGCCGTCCTACAGGGCGCACATCTTCTCGGCTACACTGGAGTACCACTTCTAG
- a CDS encoding cytochrome b/b6 domain-containing protein, with amino-acid sequence MATAKEQIETVVAEPKPAAPIAAAARDAAVIASDEWGPEAPPDRREFVRFTHLHRALHACMIVSFITLALTGLSLKFSYTGWARFMSRMLGGFQTAGFIHRTAAVIMFAAFITHIVDLFKLKKREYGSWKALILGPNSMLPMKQDLLEFIATMKWFVGQGERPQYGRWTYWEKFDYFAVFWGVFIIGSTGLTLWFPVFFTRVIPGSFINVATIIHSDEALLATGFIFTVHFFNTHLRPEKFPMDTTVFTGHMPLAELKRDKPREYQALLASGRLEQHLADPQPAIVVKTIRVFAWVALSIGFSIVVWIIYAMLFAYR; translated from the coding sequence ATGGCGACCGCTAAAGAGCAGATCGAAACCGTCGTTGCGGAACCCAAACCCGCGGCCCCGATCGCCGCCGCCGCGCGGGACGCCGCGGTGATCGCCAGCGACGAATGGGGCCCGGAAGCGCCGCCCGACCGCCGCGAATTCGTCCGCTTCACTCACCTGCACCGGGCGCTGCACGCCTGCATGATCGTCAGCTTCATCACCCTGGCGCTGACCGGGTTGTCGCTGAAATTTTCCTACACCGGCTGGGCGCGGTTTATGTCGCGCATGCTGGGCGGATTTCAGACCGCCGGCTTCATTCACCGCACCGCCGCGGTGATCATGTTCGCCGCCTTCATCACTCACATCGTCGATCTGTTCAAACTGAAGAAGCGCGAGTACGGATCGTGGAAGGCGCTGATCCTGGGCCCGAACTCCATGCTGCCCATGAAGCAGGACCTGCTGGAGTTCATCGCCACCATGAAGTGGTTCGTGGGGCAGGGCGAGCGGCCGCAGTACGGGCGCTGGACGTACTGGGAAAAATTCGATTACTTCGCCGTCTTCTGGGGCGTGTTCATCATCGGCTCCACCGGCTTGACGCTGTGGTTTCCGGTGTTCTTCACGCGGGTGATTCCCGGGTCGTTCATCAATGTCGCCACCATCATTCACAGCGACGAGGCGCTGCTCGCCACCGGGTTCATCTTCACCGTCCATTTCTTCAACACCCACCTGCGGCCGGAAAAATTTCCCATGGACACCACCGTGTTCACCGGGCACATGCCGCTGGCGGAATTGAAGCGGGACAAGCCGCGCGAGTACCAGGCGTTGCTCGCCAGCGGCCGCCTGGAGCAGCATTTGGCGGATCCGCAGCCCGCCATCGTGGTGAAGACCATTCGCGTGTTCGCCTGGGTGGCGTTGTCCATCGGCTTCAGCATCGTGGTGTGGATCATCTACGCGATGCTGTTCGCGTACCGCTAG
- a CDS encoding DmsE family decaheme c-type cytochrome, producing MLVVTGVSTAGTQPKAAPAPAVGGDYVGSDICISCHDDQNRRMKNTVMGKVFAKPHTADEKLGCESCHGPGRAHVEAGGGKDTIPVRYGKDTRNSVEEQNQSCVQCHKRGNRMFWAGSPHESRGMRCVDCHNVKQQLKRSLAGETFLTEPLKDTGGLVKPETELCLQCHQMRRAQLQRSSHMPFREGKVTCTSCHNPHGSPNPAQLKQATVNENCYSCHAERRGPFLWAHPPVTENCDTCHEAHGSTNPQLLKTRIPRLCQECHNEFAHGTGTIGYPLGNVSNAGKPMGYPNKTTNRGCANCHSKIHGTNAPSGKFFLR from the coding sequence ATGCTGGTAGTGACTGGCGTCAGCACCGCCGGCACGCAGCCCAAGGCGGCCCCCGCCCCGGCCGTCGGCGGCGACTACGTCGGTAGTGACATCTGTATCTCTTGCCATGATGATCAAAACCGTCGCATGAAGAACACGGTGATGGGCAAGGTTTTTGCCAAGCCCCACACAGCCGACGAAAAACTCGGATGCGAATCTTGCCACGGACCCGGCAGGGCTCACGTGGAAGCCGGCGGCGGCAAGGACACCATCCCTGTCCGTTATGGCAAAGACACCCGGAACTCAGTCGAAGAACAGAACCAGTCTTGTGTGCAGTGCCACAAGAGAGGTAACCGCATGTTCTGGGCCGGCAGCCCGCACGAATCGCGCGGTATGCGGTGCGTCGACTGCCACAACGTAAAGCAGCAGCTGAAGAGATCACTGGCCGGCGAGACATTCTTGACTGAACCGCTGAAGGACACCGGAGGTCTGGTCAAGCCCGAGACCGAGCTCTGCTTGCAGTGCCACCAGATGCGGCGCGCGCAACTGCAGCGCTCTTCGCACATGCCGTTCCGCGAAGGCAAAGTCACTTGCACCAGTTGCCACAACCCGCACGGCTCGCCCAATCCGGCACAACTGAAGCAGGCCACCGTGAACGAGAACTGCTATAGCTGCCATGCCGAGCGGCGCGGCCCCTTCCTCTGGGCGCATCCGCCAGTGACGGAAAACTGCGACACCTGTCACGAGGCGCATGGTTCCACCAACCCGCAGTTGCTGAAAACGCGCATTCCGCGGCTCTGCCAAGAGTGCCACAACGAATTCGCGCACGGGACGGGAACAATCGGCTACCCCTTGGGCAATGTCTCCAACGCTGGTAAGCCCATGGGCTACCCCAACAAGACCACGAACCGTGGCTGTGCGAACTGCCACTCCAAAATCCACGGGACCAACGCCCCGTCGGGTAAATTCTTTTTGCGCTAG
- a CDS encoding cyclic nucleotide-binding domain-containing protein: MESAKNQSCFTCELRPDRVFCDLPAEALQAFDSIKTTTRVPRGAILFAEGKQPRGIYVLCEGRAKLSVCSDARKRLMLRVAGPGEVLGLSASMAGRPYEVTVEMLDASQVAFVRRKDLLHFLREHRVACLQVVHLLSQDLHQAYDRVRSIGLSRARRPHLVHPASHAAAHSN, from the coding sequence ATGGAAAGCGCCAAGAACCAGAGCTGCTTCACCTGCGAGCTGCGGCCGGACCGAGTTTTTTGCGACTTGCCGGCCGAAGCGCTACAGGCATTCGACTCCATTAAGACCACCACGAGGGTGCCGCGCGGAGCGATCTTGTTCGCCGAAGGCAAACAGCCGCGGGGAATCTATGTCTTGTGCGAAGGGCGCGCCAAGCTCTCGGTGTGTTCCGACGCTCGCAAGCGCCTGATGCTGCGCGTTGCCGGGCCGGGCGAGGTGCTGGGCCTGAGCGCCAGCATGGCGGGGCGACCCTACGAAGTGACCGTGGAAATGCTGGACGCTTCGCAGGTAGCCTTTGTCCGCCGCAAAGACCTTTTGCACTTCCTGCGCGAACACCGCGTGGCCTGCCTGCAGGTGGTTCACCTGCTCAGCCAGGACCTGCACCAGGCGTATGACCGGGTGCGGTCGATCGGACTGTCGCGCGCGCGCCGGCCCCACCTGGTGCACCCCGCCTCGCACGCCGCCGCGCACAGCAACTGA
- a CDS encoding cytochrome b/b6 domain-containing protein: MLKPSRARMAIALAFILLLFSAISWAAKPPKQPKITDAECLACHADASLTKEVGGKQVSLAVEEAKFKGSVHGMFACTDCHTDIKSAPHDTPPAKPKCATCHADEDAAYNRGFHAQAVKSGDKLAASCQDCHGNVHQILPATDPKAKVHRSNIPATCGVCHGQKFVMEASGHSAQPFINYEESVHGKSVAKEGDKSKAAVCTDCHGAHEILNGGNPKSSIAKANVPFTCAKCHEKVEQEFMSSIHGQAVTRGNWQAPVCTDCHGIHTIKAPSDPASSVSAYNLARSTCARCHESVRLAGEFGVEGRRGSTYLASYHGLASKAGSNVVANCASCHGAHNILPSSDPKSTINHANLIKTCGQCHPGVTEKFIQGKVHVDAPLSADIGSVAVRWIRRMYLTLILFTIGGMLLHNLIIWRRKSLLRRDAHRRIVRRMDANQRVQHLTLLISFFVLVLTGFALKYPDSWFAELLSLNETVRGILHRTAGGVLMAVGLYHVAYLILSAAGRQLMFSMLPEPKDALDARDTMLHYLGFNVSRPQFKRFNYAEKAEYWALVWGTMVMASTGLALWFKVQVGHLFPRWWLDVATAIHFYEAVLATLAILVWHFYQVFFDPDIYPMNWAWYDGRMSVEHYQDEHGLDSETVRRAVDAAAAESGAPEPVPAPEPSEDKQPVGPRP, encoded by the coding sequence ATGTTGAAACCGAGCCGTGCACGGATGGCGATCGCGCTGGCATTCATACTCCTCTTATTCAGCGCGATTTCGTGGGCCGCGAAGCCGCCGAAACAGCCGAAAATCACCGACGCCGAATGTCTCGCTTGCCACGCCGACGCGAGCCTGACCAAGGAAGTGGGCGGCAAGCAGGTCTCGCTGGCGGTGGAGGAGGCGAAGTTCAAGGGCTCGGTGCACGGCATGTTCGCCTGCACCGACTGCCACACCGACATCAAGTCGGCGCCGCACGACACGCCGCCCGCCAAGCCCAAGTGCGCCACCTGTCACGCCGATGAGGACGCCGCCTATAATCGCGGCTTCCACGCGCAGGCGGTGAAGAGCGGCGACAAACTCGCCGCCTCCTGCCAGGATTGCCACGGCAACGTGCACCAGATCCTGCCCGCCACCGATCCCAAGGCGAAGGTGCATCGCTCCAACATTCCGGCCACCTGCGGCGTCTGCCACGGCCAGAAGTTCGTGATGGAGGCAAGCGGCCACAGCGCGCAGCCGTTCATCAACTACGAGGAGAGCGTGCACGGAAAATCGGTCGCCAAAGAAGGCGACAAAAGCAAGGCCGCGGTCTGCACCGATTGCCACGGCGCGCACGAGATCCTGAACGGCGGCAATCCGAAGTCCTCGATTGCCAAGGCCAACGTTCCCTTTACCTGCGCCAAGTGCCATGAAAAGGTCGAGCAGGAGTTCATGAGCAGCATTCATGGACAGGCGGTGACGCGCGGAAACTGGCAGGCCCCGGTGTGCACCGATTGTCACGGCATTCACACCATCAAGGCGCCGAGCGATCCCGCATCTTCGGTGAGCGCCTACAACCTGGCGCGCAGCACCTGCGCGCGCTGCCACGAGAGCGTGCGCCTGGCGGGCGAGTTCGGTGTCGAGGGCCGTCGCGGCAGCACCTACCTGGCGAGTTATCACGGGCTGGCGTCGAAGGCGGGATCCAACGTGGTCGCCAATTGCGCCAGCTGCCACGGCGCGCACAACATCTTGCCGTCCTCCGACCCGAAATCCACCATCAACCACGCCAACCTGATCAAGACCTGCGGCCAGTGCCACCCGGGCGTCACCGAAAAATTCATCCAGGGCAAAGTGCACGTGGACGCGCCGCTGTCCGCCGATATCGGCAGCGTCGCGGTGCGCTGGATCCGCCGCATGTACCTGACGCTGATTCTCTTCACCATCGGCGGCATGCTGCTGCACAACCTGATTATCTGGCGGCGCAAGTCTCTGCTCCGCCGCGACGCCCACCGCCGCATCGTGCGCCGCATGGACGCGAATCAGCGGGTGCAGCACCTGACGCTGCTGATCAGCTTCTTCGTCCTGGTGCTGACCGGCTTCGCGCTGAAGTATCCGGACTCCTGGTTTGCCGAGTTGCTGAGCTTGAATGAGACCGTGCGCGGAATCCTGCACCGCACCGCCGGCGGTGTGCTGATGGCCGTGGGCTTGTACCACGTCGCGTACCTGATCCTCAGCGCCGCGGGCCGGCAGCTCATGTTTAGCATGCTCCCCGAGCCCAAGGACGCGCTCGACGCGCGCGACACCATGCTCCACTACCTCGGCTTCAACGTTTCCAGACCGCAGTTTAAGCGCTTCAACTATGCCGAGAAGGCCGAGTACTGGGCCCTGGTCTGGGGCACGATGGTAATGGCCAGCACCGGCCTGGCGCTGTGGTTCAAGGTGCAGGTCGGACACTTGTTTCCCCGGTGGTGGCTGGATGTCGCCACCGCCATCCATTTCTACGAGGCTGTCCTGGCCACGTTGGCCATCCTGGTCTGGCACTTCTACCAGGTGTTCTTCGACCCCGACATCTACCCGATGAATTGGGCGTGGTACGACGGCCGTATGTCGGTGGAGCACTACCAGGACGAGCACGGCCTCGACAGCGAGACTGTCCGCCGCGCCGTGGATGCCGCGGCGGCGGAGAGCGGCGCGCCCGAGCCGGTGCCGGCGCCGGAACCGTCCGAGGACAAGCAGCCGGTCGGCCCGCGCCCTTGA
- a CDS encoding NapC/NirT family cytochrome c, translating to MADQPPDAVASPASPQNPPPGLFRNPISLIGVALALISAANIAFLIFIDYISARPSPYIGIFAYMILPAFMVLGLLLIPVGMWAERSRRRTQAPSMARYPRIDLNDPQQRGAFAFFVTFAIVFVALSAAGSYRAYEFTDSVQFCGQLCHSVMNPEFVAYSQSPHARVRCVDCHVGPGAGWYVRSKLSGAYQVYSVTFHKYPKPIPTPVQSLRPAQETCEQCHWPRKFYGAQLKVFYHYGSDEKNTPRQIRMLINTGGGDPTTGAPSGIHWHMNIANEITYLASDKQRQVIPWVQVKDQSGRVTIYQSKDNPLKPEQIAGMPKRRMDCVDCHNRPTHIYPSPDRSVDEALLAKRIDPALPFIKQQAVEVLSAKYNTTPEAMQAIATSLEKFYNEKYPALTKSRELEIRNAIAEVQRIFKSTIFPEMKVDWRVHPNNIGHFLSPGCFRCHDGDHVSAGGGKALTKNCDTCHTVIAEVESGQPVYGSTQGMAFKHPVDLGDMTAVNCSDCHTGGVGP from the coding sequence ATGGCCGACCAGCCCCCCGATGCCGTAGCCTCGCCCGCTTCCCCGCAAAACCCGCCGCCGGGCCTGTTCCGAAACCCGATCAGTCTGATCGGCGTGGCACTGGCGCTCATCAGCGCGGCCAATATCGCATTCCTCATTTTTATTGATTACATCTCCGCCCGGCCTAGTCCTTACATCGGCATTTTCGCCTACATGATCCTGCCCGCGTTCATGGTGCTGGGACTGCTGCTGATCCCGGTGGGCATGTGGGCAGAGCGCTCGCGCCGCCGTACGCAGGCGCCGTCCATGGCGCGCTACCCGCGCATCGATCTCAATGATCCGCAGCAGCGCGGCGCCTTCGCGTTTTTCGTCACCTTCGCCATTGTGTTCGTCGCGCTGAGCGCGGCCGGCAGCTACCGCGCCTACGAGTTCACCGACTCGGTCCAGTTCTGCGGCCAGCTTTGCCACTCGGTCATGAACCCCGAGTTCGTCGCCTACAGCCAGTCGCCGCACGCGCGCGTGCGCTGCGTGGATTGCCACGTCGGCCCCGGCGCCGGATGGTACGTGCGCTCCAAGCTCTCCGGCGCCTACCAGGTGTATTCCGTCACCTTCCACAAGTATCCCAAGCCGATCCCGACGCCGGTGCAAAGCCTGCGCCCGGCGCAGGAAACCTGCGAGCAGTGCCACTGGCCGCGCAAGTTCTACGGCGCGCAGTTGAAGGTGTTCTATCACTACGGCAGCGACGAGAAGAACACGCCGCGGCAGATCCGCATGCTGATCAACACCGGCGGCGGCGATCCCACCACCGGTGCGCCTTCCGGCATTCACTGGCACATGAACATTGCCAACGAGATTACCTACCTTGCCAGCGACAAGCAGCGACAGGTGATTCCGTGGGTGCAGGTGAAGGACCAGAGCGGGCGCGTCACCATCTACCAGTCGAAGGACAACCCGCTCAAGCCGGAACAGATTGCCGGCATGCCCAAGCGGCGCATGGACTGCGTGGACTGCCACAACCGTCCGACGCATATCTATCCCTCGCCGGACCGCTCCGTGGACGAGGCCCTGCTGGCGAAACGCATTGATCCGGCGCTGCCGTTCATCAAGCAGCAGGCGGTGGAGGTGCTCAGCGCCAAATACAACACTACGCCGGAGGCGATGCAGGCGATCGCTACCAGCCTGGAAAAGTTCTATAACGAAAAATATCCGGCGCTGACCAAGAGCAGGGAACTGGAGATCCGCAATGCCATTGCGGAGGTGCAGCGGATTTTCAAATCCACCATCTTCCCCGAGATGAAGGTGGACTGGCGCGTGCACCCCAACAATATTGGGCACTTCCTTTCCCCCGGATGCTTCCGCTGCCACGATGGCGACCACGTCAGCGCGGGCGGCGGCAAGGCGCTCACGAAAAATTGCGACACTTGTCATACCGTGATCGCGGAAGTGGAGAGCGGACAGCCCGTCTACGGCAGCACGCAGGGCATGGCGTTCAAGCACCCGGTTGACCTGGGCGACATGACCGCCGTCAATTGCTCCGACTGCCATACCGGCGGCGTCGGACCGTAA